ACCGCCGAATCGGGTCAAGTATTACCGCATGAAGCTGATGCTCAGCCGGCGCGAGTTGGCCAATAAAGCAGGTATTTCGGTCGAGGCACTCTGCAAGATAGAAAACAGGACAACCATCCCCCGTCTCCCGACGATGAGGAAGATACTCATCGCGCTTGGTAAGGACGTGTCAGAGGCGGAAACAGTCT
This sequence is a window from candidate division WOR-3 bacterium. Protein-coding genes within it:
- a CDS encoding helix-turn-helix transcriptional regulator, yielding MARPVRKRIPPNRVKYYRMKLMLSRRELANKAGISVEALCKIENRTTIPRLPTMRKILIALGKDVSEAETVFPGYAE